The nucleotide window CGGTGCAAAAGCATACAAAGACAGTAAAGTCTGCAACATGCTTATGATGCAAGAATTTCACCGCCGTTTCCATGAAGAAACCGGCATTACTTTCGCTTCATTGTACCCCGGTTGCATTGCAACAACAGGTTTATTTAGGGAACATATTCCTCTTTTCCGACTCCTTTTTCCTCCGTTCCAAAAGTACATCACTAAAGGGTACGTCTCTGAGGATGAATCCGGCAAGAGACTTGCTCAGGTAAAGATTATAATCTATGAATTTTGGTCATTTTAGTTTTTAAACGCGCGTTTTATTACAGCCGATTATATGACATTATGTTTGGTTTGTGATCTAGGTTGTGAGCGATCCGAGTTTGACAAAATCAGGAGTTTACTGGAGCTGGAACAACAATTCGGCTTCGTTTGAGAACCAGCTGTCGGAAGAAGCTAGTGATGTCTCCAAGGCTCAAAAAATATGGGAGATAAGCGAGAAGTTGGTCGGGTTGGCTTAAACAAGAAATGTCTCTAGtttcggtttggtttggttttttcgGGTGAAAATGTGAGTGTAGGACATGTTTTCAGGCAGTTTTCTGTTGTATATTTAGGCTCAAATGAATAAGAATCAATAAGCTTGTGTTTTGATCTtattaacaaaataaaaataggatGTATCCGAATATCATACCGGGAAGGTAAATTAGTGAATGTCAATTATTCTAGATAAACATCAATAACAAGATTAGCTAGCTACATACGCGTATGTTCGATGATATAACGTAACATGATATATGGATACATAAAAACCATAAAAGAAACGAAAACCCCACCGCTATTTAAAGCTCGTAAGCAGGGAACCTAGCCTCCAACGGTTCTACCATATCCATAAAAAGATAAGCCATTCCTCCAACACCTTCGAATAGGGAAAACGGGTTGTCACCACCATGCATCACCCCTTGGGATATAAGCATCGCGCTTTTTTCATAGAGGAATGCGGCGAAAGCTTTGGCTCTATATAAGAACTTTACATCACCCGTTAAGCGATAGAGTGCAAGAAAAACGTACGTGTTCCCACTTATTCCGTGACAGATTCCAACCCGTTTAAGTAAACCGCGTTTCCATACCACCTCCCCTGCCTCCATGGCCGCCTTGTAAAACTCCTCATCTCCATAAACctaatattttacaaaaaaaaaaaaaaaagaagtcaaATTTGGCAAGTAACATAGTCTAAAAGGTATGGTAACATAAGCGGGTTAGGTAACAAACGGGTTAAAATGGGTTCATTTTCTACTACATGATCAATTTTTAAAATCTCTATTATTACAACGATTTTGAAGGGTGTATGCAATTTAAAAAATAGCTCAAAACACCTTTCAATCCATTCAACACAAAACACAACTTAGATCGGCCCATTCATAACCAGTGTTGTAAGAATCACTAGGCGCTAGTCGGCTGGTGGGGTAGGGTACAGAAGACTAGcgattaatagggattaatcggattgaaatttttatatgtaatctTGAGTTTTATATACACGCATACATTTTtaagtgtaatttttttagcAAGAAAGGTTTTAACCTCTCATCGGCTCATCTTTTTAAGTAGACACAATTAATCACCGAAATTTACAAGGTTTGACCGGAAAAGCCAGAATTTGGCCAATGATTGGCCGAAACTTGTCCGGAACCGTCGATTTTTAGCTGATTAGGACTACCTACCTAAGGCCGACATTGACCGTATAGCGATTAATTGTCCAATTAGCAGAAAATTAATCGGATGCTAATTGGGATTTTACGACCATGTTCATAACTACTTCTACAATCGAGTGATGAGAAGTTGTGAACAGTGTGTATACCTTAGCTGCTTTTGCAAGGGTAAGAGCGACACCAGGAGCGCCATGACACCAATGCACCAAACGGTCGGACTCACTTCTTTCACTCGACGGATAATTTCCACTCGGGAATCGATTCTTAATCATGTAAAAAAGTGTACCTTTTACATCTTTCAACTCATCTTCCGTTAAAACCATGTCCATTAATACATGCATTATCCCAACAAGCCCATGGGCCGCTCCCCAATACCGTTTACCCTGCCATTCATACATCAATGGGCATTCCTTTGTACGCATTTTTCTACCAGATCTCATAATTTCATCTGTAATTGTTCTCTGCAAACCAAATGTATGCAAATTGTCAAAACAATCAAACGATAAACataaattatttaaaatttagagtaaattgccaaaatcgtccctgaggtttgggcatgtttgccattttcatccaaaacaacttttttgtacaatatagtcgttcacttttgggattttttgccattttcatccaaatgtctaatttgctttattttttctatcaaacatttggatgaaaatggcaaaaaatcacAAATCTCAGGGGCGATTTTGGCAAAAAAgtcagacgtttggatgaaaatggcaaaaaatcccaaaagtgaaggactatatggtacaaaaatgttgttttggatgaaaatggcaaacatgcccaaaccttggggacgattttggcaatttactctaaaaaatttataaaaatctttAGATTTTACCATATGGGTAGATGAAATTGTGTTTTGACCAAGATTCTTGTTTAGAAACAAGCATGCCCATAAGTACCCTGCTCTACCGTATAATAGCTCGTTAGGAAGATCGTTCGGAATCTTGATCTGGACAGAAAAGTAAAACTAATTCAGCCAAGAAAATGTATAAATTAAGGAAAAATATGAAAattgttaaataaaataataaaatcaagtaCCTCTCCAAATCTTGTCAAATAGTAATCACACAGTTTATCATCATTCGCTTGTTTAGCCACAACTGCACCAAGAGCATATACACCAGCCAGCCCACATAAGAACGTCACACGGCTGCAAATAATGAACGGTTGTTAAAAAATCCTGTGATTTTCAGGGGTGTAGGTTTTAATTTTCTAGTGTTCGGGTACAGGGAAACTGATTAACTATTCTACTCCAAACATAGAAGCATATCCAAACCCTACAACCCGTTTTTTCTTTCTAATCAGCACGGACAGGTAAAGTGTAGGTCGCGCAGGTCAGGTGACCAGAAACGGTGAAAGCTGGATTTGAGCTTGAGACCTCTGATAAAAGCAAGGGCGTTGGGGGGTCCCCCCCAGCGAcaccaatgtttcggttagaagtgtaaaatttccgatttttcgtccgaaaattttaaaattatataggattgtCCCTCCAgttattttgcctaaatatttatacaatatataaattgggtcccaTGACTTTCTGCCCACTcagaacttttggtcaagctccgccacccGGATAAAAGAGAATCAACTGCTTACCAGTTACAACCCGTTTCATTACAACTGACTAATTGATTCTAATTATTTCATATCAGATAATCATAACAGTTCAATTTGCTACAGCTTATTATCACTTGGTTTAAAAAGGCATGCTTGATGTGTGAGGCGCACAAGGCGATCAGAAAAGTTTATACAAGCTGTCAATTTCCATATCAGAAATTGTATAAATGTATGATGATCTTGCATTCAGAAATCTTTCTAGCAAACAAAAGCCCTTAAAAAAGCCCaaaaacacatttaaaaaaaaaaaaaaaaaacagaaaacagaaagcacaGTAACCTGGAGCCACTAGAGGCAGAATCACAAGCCTTAACAATATCTTTACACAAATCAAGATCTTTCTTGTTGTGTGAAACTTGATAAGCTTTAAACACCAAGAAAGCTGTTCCTAAAGCACCTGTGTACACTCTATAATCATTCAAACGTTCACCACTGCTTCCCCATGTCTCCATAACAATCTATCAAACCAAAATAGAAAACATAAATAATTAAAGATCAACCAACACACAGGAAACATAACACATGAAAATGAACAAGTGGAATACAGTTTGTTTGAGGTTGAAAGCTGCTTGTTTGAGTTGGTCAGAGAATGAGTTGTAGGGGAGGGATAGAAGGGGGGTTGTGGTGGTTTCCGGTGGTGGTGGGTCTTGTTCTTGGATGAATTCCGGCATGTCATGAGGGAAGAAACGATCTGCCATCTGGGTTTTGAAAGTGGAAGATGTGGTGAGATTCTTGAAGGTTAAAGGTGGGAGCTTTGGGGGGGTGGAATGAAGGAAGGGGAGAGTGTGTGAGATACGTGGAGATGATCTGATTATAACACGATTGTTCTCTGGAACGTGTTAATTAGTCAAATATGGTTGCAAATTATTAATTAACTCTATaacatttatgaaatttgatgaATGCTTTAAACCAaattaaattacgattttatccccgcTTTAAAATTACCATTTTATCATCAAAGTTAGGATATAATAGAAAATTTATTTAGGTAGAAAGtctaggaagtaatcttgaccatccatttatttaatcaagagctaagattaaatgagtgaaattgaaggAAAAAAAAGGAgactggggggggggggatattccacggtcctcccaaccgccgaggtgatcccacctcgcagaccgccacccagcaagcctgagtctgggggtaaatccgctaccgtaagggcattgggaacgagcaagactcgaacccgccacctccgggttagaatgcgggctggtggccattgggctgacacccaatggttgAAAAAAAAGGAGACTGTCTAGAGGCATTCtggtcaatccaagccaatagtttttTTCTCCTCCAATCCCTCCCCCATTtgttaaacgttaataactctttcatacggcattatttttttataaaaattgcacaaaaaaaacgagcgtttttttatctttaaaacgagtatactatttctatattttcgaaaaaaaatttcgaaaacccagttgcgtaaaacgcaatggaaaaaaaaacctaaaaatgacatttttctaaaacgcaatgcaccaaaacacaaagaaatgtcttatttgtaaaacgcaatggccagaaaacacaaagaaatttcttatttctaaaacgcaatagcctaaaaacacaaaagaaagtgtacattctaaaacgcaatggactgaaaacacataaaaatgtgttttacctaaaacgcgaTGGTcagaaaacatttaaaaatgccttttttctaaaacgcaatggactgaaaacacataaaaatgtgttttacctaaaacgcgaTGGCcagaaaacatttaaaaatgcctttttttctaaaacgcaatggactgaaaacacataaaaatatgttttacctaaaacgcaatggactaaaaacacttcaaaaatatgtttttctaaaacgcaatggccagaaaatacaaaagcaataaaattagaatcataaaaatataatttcCTTTCAATTTCAATAAACTAACATAAACGCAACAaaatttataaaacgcaataaaTGTTTTTCTTTTACCTAGATACTGTTCACACTCAACCCTCATTTTTCCgatctttctttctctctatcaCACTCAACCACAAATCCCTAAAATCCTTTCTCTCTGTACGATTTAAAACAAAAATCCTTCTTAAAGATCTGGCATACCTTTTCACTCAGCAGTTTTGGTATCTTTGTCTTGATAGGGATTGTGGAAGAGATCAGATTCCTTTCTCACTCAAACACTCAAACTTGAACACAAACACAAATCCGTTTCTTTCCataaaatgcaataaagaaattcCAGCAACGCTGCTTCCGTTCTCTCCGTCCAACACTCCTCTCATATTTCCTCTCTCCGTCTTTCAGATCTCGATCTACGAATTTTTTTATCAGATCTGATGAAGTTCGATTGAGATTAACGAGTGTGGTGTTCGTTGTTGATGTGTGTCGCCAGTTGTGGATTGGTGGTGAGGTATAGAAaagaagatggtggtggtggtggtggcggaggcggtgatggtggtggtggtgggggagGGCGACAGTTggggttatggtggtggtgggtggtgatggtggtgtgggATGAGATGAACATAAAAGATATACTGGGTTTTTTAGATATAAGACGAATGTTTGTATtggactaaaatacccttctcATTTGTATTCCTACTTTGCCACGTGGATGGTTAAGATTACTTCCTACCCTTCCTAGCAATAttaaactttctatttgatcctcTCCCTTTATCATTAATTTAAAATTGCATTTTTACcttcagttcaaaataaaattatgttttttacccagttaaaaattacaattttgccctcggttcaaaattacgattttgccctgcTTACATTTACAGTTTCgccattagttttgttttgttcCTCCCagcaaaattacgattttgccctcatattaaatttgtatttttatcatcgtttttgtttgttttcccagtaaaattacgattttgccccccaGTGTATAACTACAGACACAAGATGGGGGAATAgtgctgcctggcactcccctattggcccaacaaatttacgattttatccccgctttaaaattactattttgccataagttcaaaattacgtttttacccccggttcaaaataaaattatgcttttgcccccaactAAAAATCACCATTTTGCCCtcgattcaaaattacgattttgacccgtttaaatttacagttttgctatTAGTTTTGTTTTTTCCCAACCCAgccaaatttcaatttttcccTCAATCTAAATTACATTTTTTGCCGTCGTTTTCCTTTATTTTCCCagacaaattacgattttgactccagtgtaaaattacagtcatgtcatcgttttagttttttttttttttttttgacaaaactatagtagtttttgttttaattgtttgactcggtgtaatttttatttgtgTTAGTCGGCTGCCTGCCACACGCTCATTTatcctgaaaaattacaattttgcccccagtttaaaattattgttttcctatcatttttgttttttcttaAGCAAAATTATGATAGTGTTTTaatttaattggttgactcaatgtaattttttttgagatcgtgttatgagtaatATGTACAAGTAACCAAAACACACATGTTAcgagagagaaatattcggcttagtgccccgcaacacgggcgaggcaaaatctagtttatattattttgataaaacattgttttttttaataaaatctaTTAGGTGTTTTATGCTACACTTTGAAGTAGGTGGTTATATTATTCATATTCTCGATCGTATGAATTTAGAGGTTTAGATTGGATTTATCTATATTTTGAATAAAATCATTTCTCATTAGGGGGTTTGTTTGCATTATATATAGAATTTGGCTGACTTTTTGGTTGGTTTGACCTACTTGGCAAtgtttttgacccgtttgaaGTAAAACACAACTCAAACTGATCTATTCATAAATAAGTGGATCAAAATTTTCAACAAAACACACCCCAAACTGTCAGCTAACTTATAATGCAACttataatatcatatttttttggagtaaactgtcattttggtccctgaggtttggtcacttttgccattttagtccaaatttgaaaccttttgcatctgggtccctgtggtttcatttttgttgccattttagttcaaaagCAAAGtctgtgacaccccgttgaaacacgctagcttggtagtggctgccttaactttcgggacgaaagttcttaaaacttggggataatgtgacactctaggtttttccgaacgaacaccttgtaatattttgtgtatatatgattattattaaatgaaaacgtgatccttttTGCATATTACGTGTTGTATatatgtagtatatatatatatatgtgagagccgaaaccacgacccgagaccatgactcgcaaccacccggttgcgagtgggccgcttggtctcgagtgggcctttgggccgtaaccggtttgggccgaaaccccaagcccaacccgaaaacccccttgtataaatcccaacctacactccaagtgcaaggctttgggcctttgggccgtaaccggtttgggcctttgggccgtaaccggtttgggccgtaaccggtttcacccaatttgggggtgtgacagattggtatcagagccactggttatagtgaacttggttttaaaaaggggaaaatctttttggagaaaaccagactataacccgtgactcgtgacgacactacactccaagtgcaaggcttaACACTTtcgacctcatagctcggaccagtgtctacttgtttgcttactttatgtttcctgttatgctatacgtactagtgtgcctaattagatagatacacctctctctctcttctatctcattctcgttacactacggcatcacacgctcatactgtgttttctggttatgaagacaatgagtggacgtggaaggggaaacatcaacatgactcaggctcagttcactaacctactcaacacagtggctgcagctttcgcagctcaccctataggtaagctcgttgttttaggatgtttagatcctaccgccacatcgtcttttcgcctctaagtcTATACGTTTCGCTtttcaccctataggtcagcatgcacctgcgcaaccaccagtgtgtactttcaaaactttcatggattgcaagcctctccctttcaacggcactgagggtgccataggtcttctgcattggattgagaaaattgaagctgtttttgctgtttgcgagtgtccccctgcaaattgggtgaaatttgctactgctacgcttgaaggaagcgcgctttcttggtggaaggcgcagattcagatgtttggattggaaactgcaaatgctacggcatgggaggatttcaaggatatgattaaggaggaatactgtcaccgggatgacatccacaagcttgagaatgagtactatgagctcaagatggttgggtcggaaattgaaacttacaccaagctgtccaacgattatgctgctctttgcccaaacatgtctcgacctatgtatcgaagaatcgaactgtacatcaagggtttggctccagaaattcgaagccatgtaacttcagccaaccacactaccattcagccgattgttcgacttgctcacaaacttactgatcaggccgtagaagagggccggttgcccaaaaggatcagtgctactgtcggaacttctagtgacaacaagcgtaagtgggaaggaagtcagggcaaggatgctaaccccactcaggccccagcacagcaaaggaaaactgaaaacaacaaaggcactcagcaacagggtggctaccggggaagctaccctaagtgcaacaagtgtaacagacaccataatggggcgtgtaacaagggccagtgtcagcgatgccacaagatggggcacgaagccaaggattgtaggagccagttcccagcaagacagaatcagcaacaacctcaacagcaacagcagcaaggaaacgaccgagcatgttttaaatgtggggcaacagggcactttaagaaggattgccctgaactgaatcagaaccgcaacaataatcagggagctgggaacaacaatcaaaacaacaatgctgggaatggtgctagaggaagggcttttgtgattggagctggagaagcaaggaatgaccccaatgtcgtggcgggtaagttcctactcgatgatcgttatgtttctgtgttatttgattccggtgccgatgctagttatgtatccctacgtattagtaagaagcttaagcgtccgctttcgttactaagttctcttcatatcgtcgagttagctaatggtagaaacatcgaggcctcacatgttgtcaagggctgcaaactagagttgtctggtcagacatttagtatcgaccttttccctgttactcttggaagcttcgacgtcgttattggtatggattggttatccaagcatcgcgctgagatcctctgtcaagagaaagcagttcgtattcctcgccgttctggcaaacccctcattgtacaaggtggcaaaggtggagaaatctccggcattatctctttcttgaaggcccagaagtatttacgaaaagggcacaccgctatcttagcacttgtcaccaacacgcaggaaaaggaaaagaggattgaagattttccggtagtacgcgactaccccgaggtatttcctgaggaactacctggactccctccccaccgtcaggtcgaattccaaatcgagctagctcccggagcagcaccaatagctcgtgcaccttatcgactagcccccgcagaattgaaggaactctctactcaactacaggaacttttggataaagggtttattcgccctagttcgtcaccctggggagcaccggtactctttgttaagaagaaggatggcacgttccgaatgtgcattgactatcgtgagttgaacaaggttaccatcaagaatcgttaccctctcccacgaattgatgacctattcgatcaactgcaaggatcaagttactattctaagattgacttgcgatcaggctaccatcagttaagggtccgtaatgaagacatctccaaaactgcattcagaactcgttacggtcattatgaattcctcgttatgccctttggaatgaccaacgcccctgcagtattcatggatcttatgaaccaagtgtgcaaaccctacctcgacaaatttgtgatcgtgtttatagacgacatcttgatctactcgaaaagtcaggaagagcatgaacagcacctgcgccttatcctcgaactccttcgcaatgagcaactgtatgccaagttctcgaaatgcgacttctggcttcgagaagtccatttccttggacacgtggttaacaaagatggaattcacgtcgaccctgcaaagatcgactctataaagaattggcctacccctaagactccgactgaagtccgccaattcttaggactagcgggatactatcgaagatttatcatgggattttcaaagatcgctcagcctctcacggctcttactcagaagggtatggtttataaatggggtgaagctcaggaaaccgcatttcagaaactaaaggataacctctgcagtgctcccattctctcgttacctgaaggaacagatgacttcgtagtttattgcgatgcatctattcatgggctcggttgcgtgttaatgcaacgcgagaaagttattgcttacgcctctcgacaacttaagacacacgaaaggaactacacaacgcacgatttggagctgggagcggtgatctttgcgcttaagatatggagacattacctgtacggtaccaagtgcaccatttacaccgatcacaggagtctcgaacatattttcaaagcaaaaggaattaaacatgcgacaacgtcgatgggtcgaacttttgaatgattatgaatgcgccatcaagtatcatccgggcaaggccaatgtcgtggcagacgccctcagccgaaaagacactataccaaagcgcgtgcgagcattgcaacttaccatccagtctaatctccctacccaAATTCGAAATGcccagattgaagctctgaaaccggaaaacatcagggctgagtccctgcgaggatcgaggcagcaactagaacaaaaagaagacggcgcctactatgtggcagggcgcatttgggtcccactttacggagatctacgagagcttgtgatggacgaagcccataagtcccgttactcagtacatcctggttcagataagatgtaccacgacttaagaaccacttactggtggcctggcatgaaagcccacatagcagcttacgttagcaaatgtttgacctgtgcaagagtcaaaactgagtatcagaaaccagcaggcctactccagcagccggaaatcccgaaatggaaatgggagcagatttccatggattttgttacagggctacctagatcccaacgcgggaatgacactatttgggtgataatagatcgattgactaagtctgcacactttttggccattaaggaaacagacaagttttctaccttagcagaaatttatttaaaggaagtagtctccaggcacggggtgccaacttctattatttccgaccgagacgctcgttttacttccgagttgtggcaagctatgcacagatcctttggctcacgtttggacatgagcaccgcttaccacccgcaaacggatggacagtctgaacgcaccatccaaacccgggaagacatgcttagagcatgtgtgatcgattttggcaagaactgggagaagcatctaccgctggtggaattctcctacaacaacagctaccacactagcattcaggcggcaccttttgaggcattgtacggtcgtaaatgccgatcacc belongs to Helianthus annuus cultivar XRQ/B chromosome 5, HanXRQr2.0-SUNRISE, whole genome shotgun sequence and includes:
- the LOC110941857 gene encoding lanC-like protein GCR2; this translates as MADRFFPHDMPEFIQEQDPPPPETTTTPLLSLPYNSFSDQLKQAAFNLKQTIVMETWGSSGERLNDYRVYTGALGTAFLVFKAYQVSHNKKDLDLCKDIVKACDSASSGSSRVTFLCGLAGVYALGAVVAKQANDDKLCDYYLTRFGEIKIPNDLPNELLYGRAGYLWACLFLNKNLGQNTISSTHMRTITDEIMRSGRKMRTKECPLMYEWQGKRYWGAAHGLVGIMHVLMDMVLTEDELKDVKGTLFYMIKNRFPSGNYPSSERSESDRLVHWCHGAPGVALTLAKAAKVYGDEEFYKAAMEAGEVVWKRGLLKRVGICHGISGNTYVFLALYRLTGDVKFLYRAKAFAAFLYEKSAMLISQGVMHGGDNPFSLFEGVGGMAYLFMDMVEPLEARFPAYEL